The DNA window CCGCATCACTCAGCATCTTTTCATACTTCTCATGCATCTCCTCCAGATCGATCACCGCCTTATAAATCTCGTAATCCTCGGCTCTCTTCTCCGGCGTCAACGAGGTGTCGGCCTCGATCTCCGCCAGCCTCAGCCGCGCCCGGTCAACGGCCTCGTGATCGGGTCGGGTCCCCAGGATCCGCAGCGCGGATCGGGTATGCGCGACGCCGGTGACGGCTTCGCCCATGGCGGCGATGAGCTTGCGGTTTTTCAGGTACGGCATACTCGCGGAGGCCTCGAATTGTGGCTCGTCGGGGGAGAAGTTCGGCACCGGCTGATTCTCGATGTCGAAATCTTCGCCGGTGGAGGCGCCGGCTGTGGATGGGGTGCGATTGAAGGTGGGGAGCTTGGTCATGACATAGGAGAGGATCGGGAATTTGTTAGGGTTTGGATCCATGGCTGAATTTGGAAGAAGCTCAGATTTTTTGTGGATCTGTTGCGAAGCTGAAATGATAGAGTGCGCGAGTCAGTGGAGTTAAATACTACTCTTCTTAATTAATGATTAATGGTAATTTGCAGTAACTGAAATCACAATTTTTTACCAAAATTTACTATAACTAACTACAAGTGCAATTTTAAGTTTATTCGCAAAAATCTTAGATTTTGTAGTAGACTGTAGACCAATTAACATTATTgagttactactactatttaaaatatttagtaCACACTAAATGAGTATTTAGCAAGTAGTAATATTAACTAGATGAAATAATAGATGTGCATTTATCTTTATTCATAATAGAATAACTTAGAATCTGAAATATTATAACAAATCACATGTATATTGCCTTCTTTACAGAAAAAATCAGTACGAATTAGGTAACGGAATAATAAAATTTTGACCAAGTATATAAAATCTTTATAGATACACCAAACGATACAACACACATAAACTTGGGTTTTTTTAAGCCCATCAATCATCAGTCCATTGTAAAATATCAGCAAATGTTTATTTTTGTACTCATAAGAAAAGGTATTAAGTTTTACCTAATTATGCCTTGTTCAATCAAATTCTCTAATTTGTCGTCTCAAAAACAAAGTTCTCTCGTTTATATATTTTGCTGTTTTCTTTCCAAAACATCCCAGGAGTGGGTTAAGCAAACGGTAACATAGCAAACCATCGACCTATTATATGCATATCTAACACAAATATCATCACTTTTGTAAAATATCTAAACccaaaaataactaactaaacAATAAAAACAAAGCTCAATAAGATAAGCCACAATCCCAACGCTGACTAGAGATTTACGgctatgacaaaaaaaaaaagaaaaaaaaaaggcatTGCAACCAACTAAAGGAAAGAATTAGAGTATAAGCTAAAAGAGGACACTGAAATCTTAAATTAAGATAGTCAAATTGGTTCATCCTAACAAAAGCTTCCAAATGACAATGAAATAAATTGCATCAAAAAGGAGTAAAAATTCTATGACCCTTTCATACCAAGTTGGCATGGTGATTTGGTATACTTCATCAATAATTTATTgataaatggaaataaaaaagcCCCTCGTGCCATATCAATTCAATAAAACTTAACTGCACAAAATAAACGTTCACTAATCATGGAAAGTAGCATTATATCACTATTAACTATGGAAATTGCCAAATAGAATAGGCGTGGAATATTACTagacatatatatgtatattgacCTCTTaatataataggagtaatatttacacataaaaaagtaatcatattatactatttttttatgtaaagaaagaaagaaattaCTCCTTGATAGTACTAGTTTGAGATTTTATGAGTGAGacctttttttcttattttatatttaaatatatattcgaAAATTTTTATACAAATAACAACTATgactataatattatattttcttatcATAATCTAAGTCTTAAGTAACTAAttaagtataattttttatattttcttatatattttcAATAACTTTCAATATATTTCTTGATATTTTTTGCATGGTAataagaaaatattgaaaatcatAATTGATTACTTAATGTGcaaacaaaatatattagttatagtcataaattttgtttgtgtaaaatttttgaatatacataaatataaaataagaaaaaaaaggtctcattaataaaatattaaaatagtaCTATCAAAGAGTtgtaatgtgatttttttttcttgacatGTAATATGATTACTTTTTTACGTTAAATATTATTACATTAAGAAGTCAATATACATACATAATTACATATTGTAGGACCTATTATATGAATGTctcaatatttaatagtagtaaatgTTACTTTCCTTGATTAGTGGACGTTTATTTTGTGCAGTTAAGTTTATTGAATTGGTGTGTAATTGATGTCGCATGAAAGGCCTTTTTATTTCCATTTGTTAATAAATTATTGGTGAGGTATACCAAATCACCATGCCAATTTGGTATGGAAGGATCATGGAATTTTTACTCGTGAATCTCTGTACATGCCAGAAAGTCAACTAGTATATACTACCTCCATCCCACATTAAGTGTCcatatttgtcattttagtatgccccacaataagagttcacttttatttttactacaaatggtaagtagactacacattccactaactcattccacacacatttcattataaaactaatatataaagtgGGATCATTTacttcactaactttttcaacacactttccttcatttttcttaaaatccgtgccgagtCAAATGTTGACACTTaatatgggacggaggtagtagttttcttctttttatgaGAGAAGTGAACTTACATCTATGAAAACATTATGCAAATGTGCACCATTTGATGTCTCACATCCTCTACTTCCTGGCGTCCGAATGAAAGCAAGGCAACTGTAACTAACTGTTGTTTCCAACTTGAATCAAATATGTGAAGAAAACTCCATAGCTAGTGACAAGCATTAAAGAAGTACTATAAGCTCTGCTTCAAAGCTTGAGGCTGTCGTGAGTGGAGTGCATGAGGGACTTAGAAGACCCCATCTGGTCCACGGACAACCCCACTGCTACCGGACTCTTATGTCTCAATGAAGAGGCACTCTTGTGTTCAGCCTCACCAATGAGGGTTATGGGAATTCTAAAAACTTCGAGAGATCTCATAACTTATTGATGAGAATGAAAATCAATAGGTTGGAACTATCACACTTGTGAAAGGGGACCAAATAACATAAGAgagatcaacaaaaaaaatatcgcaATTATTAATTGTTTACGTATAAATCAAAAAGACTAGACAAAGataatgaaaataatggtgATTCTCTTGGagaatatttaatgaaaaatcatttgtgattctattaaaaaaattcaaaataaataaaattattatctaATTCAATAAAGGAAAGCATTCAAACCTCTTTTCATTCcccaatttcaaattttgagaCTAAAGCATTGGACAAAGATACCAAAGAGCAAAGATAGAAAAAATGCTGCAATACCCTGCGTTCATGACTCAGTTCCCATCGTCGACGAGGGTTATTCCGACGTCGTATCTTTTGCCGGCGCAGTGGCCGCATCCCCACAACGACGAGCTCCTTCTCGCTATGGAAGAGTCCGAATACGAAGATAAGGTCCATCTCTCATCTGCTCATCTACACTACATACATAATTAGTACTTAATTGTTAGTTACGAGCtcagatttttaaaattttgggcAATTTATGAACCCTGATTTGTGTATACGAACAGtttattcttcattttttgTTACTGGAGAGAGTGATTGTTCCTTTTCTGCGGTTCCGAAtgtcgatttttttaataaaatattagggTATTTGAATTAGATTGTTGAAAATTGGTAACTGGATCGACATTTTTTTGTCACTCTGTGGTTTTGGCTCAGAGATGATTGATTTTGTTAATTGtagaatttaatttttagtattggCAATCATACCAGTACAATTAATTCAAATAGATTGGAAAAATGTGGCTTTGATTCATAGTGGATGAGTGATGAACTCTGTACTAAAAAAGTTGaaacattttatatagttttataatagctTATGGCACCTAGTTAGGCAGTAGCTATTCAATATGCAGCTGTAAAAATGAGATATTTGTAGTTGGCTCTACACTCAGCATCAATGTGATGGATTAATATGCCTGGCACTTTATGATCTTTATCGTCGTTTTGAATATATGCTCGAAATAGTTGCAGAATAGATTGTAACAATCATAGAAGCAGCAGCATCGCTTAGCAGCTCTACGACGAAAAGCTTGATGTTAGAAGACCTTAAGATTTTTATAGTAGATGGTAGCATTTTTTACCTTAAGATCTTAATCGTAGTTTGTAAGCCTTGAACATACACTCTCCTCCTACTGGTTGCAGAATCAGTTGTAACATTTGTAGAAGAAGCATTATATAGCAGCTCTAGGACTAAATGGTAGATGAATGAGTATTCTTGACCTTAAGAGTTTTATAAGTTTGGAAGCCTTCGACATGTACTCCCCTGTAATGGCGGCAGAATTAGTTGTAACATTAGTAGAAGAAGCATCATGTAGCAACTTTGGGAATAAATGGTAGTAGATGTTTGAGTATTCTTGACCTTAATACTTGAGTTGTATAGTAGTTTGAATTTGAAAGCCTCCACTTACCCCCTAGTGGTTTCAGAATCAGTTGTAACAATTGTACAAGAAGCATTATATAGTAGCTCTAGGACTAAATTGTAGATATTTGAGTTTTCTTGACCTTCAGAATTTACAGTAGTTCGGAAGCCTTCGACACCTCCAAATGGCGCAAATGCAGTTGTCACACTCATAGAAGAAATGCAACACAATGGTAGATGTTACTAGTATTCTTGACCTTAAGAGTTTTATCGTGTTTTGGAAGACTTGGACATTCTCCCTCCTCGTAATGGCTGCAGAATCGTTGTAACATTCGTAGAAGAAGCATTATAAAATGGTGGATGTTAGCTAGAGTATTCCTGGAGCTGGGGCTAGAGAAGATTTGGCTGCTTGATTGATTGCCATACTTGTGATATTGTTTTAGGATTCATGCTTAATtcagttgtgggtatatatgcTGTATAAAGCTTGAAGTGTAACCATTTCTGCATCTTGATCTCATTTTCTCTTTTCCAAGTGAACTATATATTGGGAGATAAGTAACCGTTGTTCCTTCTAATTTTGCAGTGCAATGAAATCAGAAAGACAAATAGCAACTTAACCATAATTGGGAAAACAACAGTTGACCacgataaagaagattttgacaatgatgctgatgatgatgatgctgaCAATGCAGAAGAGTCTGAAGGTGATGAATTTGAGCAGGAGACTGGTTgaaggtgtgtgtgtgtgagagagagtgagagttTGTATGTTACAATGAACCACTAGACTTGTATGTTGCAGTGAACCATGAAGAGTTTGAAGACTCAATTTATTGATAGTTTCTGAATTTCAgtcactcacactcacactgAAAAGTTGATAGGTGACACACATCTGCGGTCTCTATACAAAATTTTGCATGTTTGAAGTTCTTGTATTAAGGTCAAATATGGTACGTGGATGTATTTcactttttgttttattttagaCGAAAATGCTATTTGTGTCTTTACTTTGAATGAATATACCATTTTTGTCTTCTTTCTTCTCATATCTTTCATGCGCTTCTATCTCTTATTTCATCTCGTAACAGTGTCTTGTCTTCCTTTATCTTTTGCGAGTTTTTCTCTTCTTCCATGACAGGATCTGGGTGATAATCACAATGCTTCTCCTGATGCTTCAATATTTTAGTTATCACCTAGATCTTGTCGTTGAAGACAAAAACACGCTGAAGGGATGGGATATAATTGTGGAAAAGAgggaagaaaaatataaaacaaaaggGGTAAGTCAAAAAATTGAGAAAGAACTTTGGAACATCACATGTGTGACCACCGAAATTCATGAACTAAATTTATAGTTTGCCTTACTAATTAATACCATGATACATTGTAGGTAGCCATTGATAGGAAAATGCAACTATTATATTGTTAAGAGCACaattctcttaacgaagaaatcctgcgattacactcgcaacacaccaatccggcgccccgaacgttggggtcggcggctcaattcgtggctggcgcggagaacttcctccgtcggcagtcttcaaggtttcataaggagtattgcacaagtaatgtgggcaaattatttcttcattcaatgaataaaaagataacaacctagccctatttataatactagaatactagcttagggaacaagaaaacaagatatgaaaatatactctgaatcaaaagatatggggaataaaagataactaaatatttggggaatcctaagatatagggggatcgtaacaactcccccacggttaaaatccaccttgtcctcaaggtggaaaccacggcACCACGAAGCGTCCCTCCGGGATCAAACGCACAAGACTGCCCtctctttttcaatattttctttgTGTTGCTGATTGCAGTCTTCTTCGTAACCAATTTTACAGTCTTGACTCTAATCTCATCCTCAAATAACATTCTCTTCTCTTCCATTTCCTCTTCAAGGTTGTACTTTTGTATCTCAAAAGCAGCCTTGTCCTCCTCAACAAGGCTTAGACTCTCCATCCTCTCGATTTTGCTCTGCTTTTCAGGATGCATACTTAAAGTCTTTTCTTTCGACTCCAAACTAGAATCAAGAGCTTCACGTTTCATCTCTTTCTCGATCACCCTCAGAAAAGTGTTGTTGACCTCATCTTCTCTTTTGGTAATAGAGTCATTCTCTTTCCTTATCTCTTTTTGATTCCACACATTACTAAGTACTATCAACTTCTCTTCCCTCTTCTCTTCATCATCGTGCGAATCAATTTTCCACTCCTTTTTCCTTGAGCTTGAGACACCCGCTTGCGGTTGACGAGGAAAGGCGCATAATGGAGCTTTCACGGACATCGATAGCAAGGGCTGGCAAGGGCTCGGTGCGGCGTAGGGAGGAAGCTCAATAGTCGATATTGTACTTGGCTGCTGTAGCTGACGATCTGACGGAGTCAGCTGTGGCTGATGTTCTGGCAACGGGGGAGCGCGAATCTTTCCAACACGGCGACCGGACGTTTGGGAGGGCAGATCCCAGCAAGTCTGGTTTTTCACATGCAGAAACGGCTGCTGGTGCGATTCTAACGAAGACCAACCCGAGTTCGGGCTTTGGCGAGCGCAATGCGGCTGTCGGAGTGGCCGTTCCTGCTCCGCGAACTGATCCCCAGAGGTGAAGGCATTGTGCGGAGGCCGGTAGACATTCTGTCGGGCGGAATACCAGCTGGAAATAGAGCGTGCGTGCGGCGGCTCGTAGTAGTCGTTGAGCACTCCAGGTTGTTCCCAGTCTGAACACGAATACGGCTGCGGGCCGTACGTATCTGGGCTGAAATACGATGACGGCCTAGAGGTGTATGGAGGTGTTCTAGGCCGCGACTGACTGTGGGGTGGATAGCGGCGGGTTCGCTGCGAGTACATCGGGTCTGGAGTCTGATGAGGCGGTGGCTCCGGCAGGGGAGGCGCACGAAGTTTGCCAAAGCGTCGATTGGCTGCGTCCAACCGGGTCTCCAGTTTGTCAATCGCAGCATGTATGCGATCAAACAACTTGGTTGTATAGGAGTCTTCCAAATTTGGCATCTCAAAGTCTCTAATTAGGGTGAAAGCACCAGTTTGTTAAGAGGGTAACTCTCTTAACGAAGGATCTTTGACACGTAACCAATCCACACACAAATCCGGCGTCCCTGAGCTTGGGATCGGCGGTTGAAAACTAATGGCTAGCGCGGAATTCGGCTTCCGTCGGCAGCGGCTAGGTTTGAGGCGtatggctgtggtggatgatgatcggctgacttcgacgcggcacgcgggaatccttcccgtcgggcgttgcagaagtagagttgtccggcagctagagctcggcggacaggcgggactcgacaaccaaagcagttgctgtgcgcggaatgtttccgtcgggcagctgtgtagcttcggttcgagatggtgggagggtgagatcacgatgaaagcaccagttgttaaggacctaaatccctaacgatccgataaaacggacaataacgagataaagataatccggcgcccgtgagggtcggcggagataaagatcttggcggctgtgcgcgggttccaacccgtcgggcaacggctacagatcaaatatacgttccggctgtgcgcggagaccttccgtcgggcagcaggtagcgtaaggaattagggattcaaagaatcacacgtggacttggccaaaataatattgtatttcattgaatCATTGTTGGATGCCTaaatatgataacaagctctcctatttataatactagaatactagcttagggaacaagaaacaaatataagaaaggATATGCAAATctctaatatatctaaactaattaatacttAATAGAAAAaaggctcgtatcaactcccccacggttaaaatccaccttgtcctcaaggtgggaaccacgaaccaaggacgagagttgaaagcaaaagctttagctagacgtgtctcctcctggatcaaacacatatcgaacagCTGAGTGTCTCCCTTTAtcacctccataaaaaatcaacaaaggagacccaactttgtcggaaaaattccttgccaaatcgaaaagcttgtccacgcctcaatccgtcaacatgtcatatgACTATCACCGTCGTCAATACGACCCTCCTCAGGTCGTTCAGCAGTTACATCCTTACCAGCCGATCCGACCACGACGTGCAACCTGCTGGGACCACgactctcaatgaaagcaccagttgttaagagcacaattctcttaacgaagaaatcctgcggttacactcgcaacacaccaatccggcgccccgaacgttggggtcggcggctcaattcgtggctggcgcggagaacttcctccgtcggcagtcttcaaggtttcataaggagtattgcacaagtaatgtgggcaaattatttcttcattcaatgaa is part of the Salvia splendens isolate huo1 chromosome 22, SspV2, whole genome shotgun sequence genome and encodes:
- the LOC121786173 gene encoding uncharacterized protein LOC121786173 — encoded protein: MLQYPAFMTQFPSSTRVIPTSYLLPAQWPHPHNDELLLAMEESEYEDKCNEIRKTNSNLTIIGKTTVDHDKEDFDNDADDDDADNAEESEGDEFEQETG